One Sander vitreus isolate 19-12246 chromosome 23, sanVit1, whole genome shotgun sequence DNA window includes the following coding sequences:
- the pmpcb gene encoding mitochondrial-processing peptidase subunit beta yields MASSVHRLASAGRYLLQRRLLKTNSLSRLTAGLQRPLATQAAHQVVLNVPETKVTTLENGLRVASEDAGLTTCTVGLWIDAGSRYENERNNGTAHFLEHMAFKGTRKRSQLDLELEIENMGAHLNAYTSREQTVYYAKAFSKDLPRAVEILADIIQNSTLGEAEIERERGVILREMQEVETNLQEVVFDYLHATAYQSTALGRTILGPTENIKTINRGDLVEYITTHYKGPRIVLAAAGGVSHNQLVDLAQHHFGKLPAAHRGEAPALPPCHFTGSEIRVRDDKMPLAHVAVAVEAVGWPHPDTIPLMVANTLIGNWDRSFGGGVNLSSKLAQVACRGNLCHSFQSFNTCYTDTGLWGLYVVCEPGTVDDMMRFTQIEWMSLCTSVTESEVARAKNLLRTNMLLHLDGSTPVCEDIGRQMLCYGRRIPLHELEARIDAVDATAIKDVCTKYIYDKAPAVAAVGPIERLPDYDHIRSGMFWMRT; encoded by the exons ATGGCATCGTCCGTACATCGCCTCGCGTCTGCTGGGAGATATCTTCTTCAAAGACGTTTACTGAAGACAAATTCTTTAAGCAGG CTCACAGCGGGACTGCAAAGACCCTTGGCTACTCAGGCTGCTCACCAGGTGGTTCTAAATGTTCCTGAAACCAAGGTGACCACTTTAGAAAACGGACTCCGGGTGGCTTCTGAGGACGCTGGGCTTACCACCTGCACG GTTGGCCTCTGGATAGACGCAGGCAGTCGCTACGAGAATGAGAGAAATAATGGCACAGCACATTTCCTGGAACATATGGCATTTAAG GGAACCAGGAAGCGCTCCCAGCTGGATCTGGAGTTGGAGATCGAGAACATGGGGGCTCACCTGAACGCTTACACATCCCGGGAGCAAACTGTGTATTACGCCAAAGCTTTTTCTAAAGATCTTCCACGAG CCGTGGAGATCCTGGCTGATATCATCCAGAACAGCACACTGGGTGAGGCAGAGATCGAGAGGGAGCGAGGGGTGATCCTCAGAGAGATGCAGGAAGTAGAGACCAATCTGCAGGAAGTGGTTTTTGATTACCTGCATGCTACTGCGTACCAGTCCACAGCTCTGGGCAGGACCATCCTGGGCCCCACAGAGAACATCAA GACCATCAACAGAGGAGACCTGGTGGAGTACATCACCACTCACTACAAAGGCCCCAGAATAGTGCTGGCCGCTGCCGGAG GTGTTTCGCACAACCAGCTCGTCGATTTGGCCCAGCATCATTTTGGAAAACTCCCGGCCGCGCACCGCGGGGAAGCCCCAGCACTTCCTCCGTGCCACTTCACGGGAAGCGAG ATCCGCGTGCGCGACGACAAGATGCCTCTGGCTCACGTCGCCGTGGCGGTGGAGGCGGTCGGATGGCCTCACCCCGACACCATCCCTCTGATGGTGGCCAACACGCTCATCGGGAACTGGGACCGCTCCTTCGGCGGAGGCGTG AATCTGTCCAGCAAACTGGCTCAGGTGGCCTGTCGGGGAAACCTGTGTCACAGCTTCCAGTCCTTCAACACCTGCTACACGGACACAGGCCTGTGGGGACTCTACGTGGTGTGCGAGCCCGGCACCGTCGACGACATGATGCGCTTCACTCAGATCGAATG GATGTCTCTTTGCACCAGCGTGACGGAAAGCGAGGTGGCGCGAGCCAAAAATCTGCTCAGGACCAACATGCTCCTGCATCTCGACG GATCCACCCCCGTCTGCGAGGATATCGGCAGACAGATGCTGTGCTACGGTCGCAGGATCCCCCTGCACGAGCTGGAGGCCAGAATCGAT GCCGTCGACGCCACCGCCATCAAAGACGTCTGCACCAAATACATCTACGACAAGGCTCCCGCCGTCGCGGCGGTCG GTCCCATCGAACGGCTGCCGGACTACGACCACATCCGCAGCGGAATGTTCTGGATGAGGACCTGA
- the phax gene encoding phosphorylated adapter RNA export protein, whose amino-acid sequence MAHGGDLMDGDMEDGEISGSNSESEMGTAAAAQARPQVPTAFSGQSFHRRAAAQQSSAAYRSTGRTVESSDSDLDSSDEEAAVWRKKRQKVFDAPQPPACTTRAEPTRMPVPGAMGGRKVNNIWGSVVQEQCQDAVAAELGIFGMDGEVSMSSRNVETYNFVLARKIMEKERELENLSKNEGEVSMLDAQLDEYMNDRNSQEGAGGDAKRKRPAKDRLGPRAEMDIKGRYEITEDDPEDKVTDEIAHRLREPKKDLIERVVTVIGKKKAIELLGETATLEESGGVYTIDGSRRRTPGGVYLNLLKNTPSISKAQVRKIFFEEQQKDFKTKKAAQKRRRHMVAKKMKQAIGTLNLQEHDDVSRETFASDTNEALESLEEPAEEEGQEEAAVGIEETPVVYNSADLEVF is encoded by the coding sequence ATGGCGCATGGCGGAGATCTAATGGACGGGGATATGGAAGATGGAGAGATCTCCGGGTCCAACTCGGAATCTGAGATGGGAACCGCTGCCGCAGCACAAGCTCGACCCCAGGTTCCTACAGCTTTTAGCGGCCAGTCCTTTCACCGCAGAGCCGCTGCCCAGCAGTCTTCCGCCGCCTACCGCAGCACTGGTAGGACGGTGGAGTCCAGCGACAGTGACCTGGACTCGTCGGACGAGGAGGCGGCTGTTTGGCGCAAGAAGCGCCAGAAAGTATTCGACGCTCCCCAACCACCTGCCTGCACAACCCGGGCAGAGCCGACTCGCATGCCCGTCCCCGGCGCGATGGGAGGCCGCAAGGTAAACAACATTTGGGGCTCTGTGGTCCAAGAGCAGTGCCAGGATGCCGTAGCTGCAGAGCTGGGCATATTTGGCATGGATGGTGAAGTTAGCATGTCCAGCAGAAATGTGGAGACCTATAACTTTGTCCTGGCCCGTAAGATaatggagaaggagagggagctgGAGAATCTGTCGAAAAATGAGGGAGAAGTGAGCATGCTGGACGCCCAGCTGGATGAGTACATGAATGACCGGAACTCACAGGAGGGGGCAGGAGGTGATGCAAAGAGGAAGAGGCCAGCTAAAGACAGACTGGGCCCCAGGGCTGAGATGGACATCAAGGGCCGGTATGAGATCACAGAGGACGACCCTGAGGATAAGGTGACTGATGAGATCGCGCACAGACTGCGAGAGCCTAAAAAAGACCTGATAGAGCGGGTTGTTACAGTCATCGGTAAGAAAAAAGCCATAGAACTGCTCGGAGAGACCGCCACACTGGAGGAAAGCGGCGGCGTGTACACCATAGACGGCAGCAGGCGACGGACGCCTGGTGGGGTGTATCTCAACCTGCTGAAGAACACACCCAGCATTAGCAAGGCCCAGGTCAGGAAGATATTCTTTGAGGAACAACAGAAGGATTTCAAGACCAAGAAGGCCGCCCAGAAGAGGAGGCGCCACATGGTGGCCAAGAAGATGAAGCAGGCCATCGGCACACTGAACCTGCAGGAGCATGACGACGTCTCCAGGGAGACCTTCGCCAGTGATACCAACGAGGCCTTGGAGTCATTGGAGGAGCCTGCAGAAGAGGAGGGTCAGGAGGAAGCTGCTGTGGGCATTGAGGAGACACCTGTGGTGTACAACTCTGCAGACTTGGAGGTCTTCTGA